A genomic region of Alistipes megaguti contains the following coding sequences:
- a CDS encoding FAD:protein FMN transferase has product MGNKRVRGAWTVVAAVVLASCTGRPDYTTVDGVMLGTTLHIVADVRDASAQELYAAVMDLDREAKASMSIFEENSLLSRLNRNQTDTVDRHIAFNLRLADSIGALSDGRYDVTVKPLVEAWGFAGKEAQAHPNIDSILTFVGREKVHIEGNRLVKADPRVQLDFNSVAKGYTVDLLAGLVERFGAENYIVDIGGEVRCRGVNRQGNPWRIGVETPFDGNMSDGEYLQRRISLSEGGLATSGNYRRFYLDADGNKVAHTIDPRTGHSVVSRLLSVTVVAPTCAEADALGTMFLAMGADDARAAVDRMPGVKVYFILAGEGDAYEEYVSPAMKPLILE; this is encoded by the coding sequence ATGGGAAACAAGCGAGTCCGCGGCGCCTGGACCGTGGTTGCGGCGGTGGTTCTGGCCTCGTGTACCGGACGCCCCGACTATACGACCGTTGACGGGGTGATGCTGGGTACGACGCTGCATATCGTCGCCGACGTGCGCGATGCTTCGGCACAAGAGCTCTATGCGGCTGTCATGGATCTCGACCGCGAGGCGAAAGCTTCGATGTCGATCTTCGAGGAGAACTCGTTGCTGAGCCGTCTGAACCGCAACCAGACCGATACGGTCGACCGCCATATCGCCTTCAACCTGCGGCTGGCCGACAGCATCGGCGCCCTGAGCGACGGCCGCTACGACGTGACGGTCAAGCCGCTGGTCGAGGCATGGGGCTTCGCGGGCAAGGAGGCGCAGGCACACCCGAACATCGATTCGATCCTCACCTTTGTCGGACGTGAGAAGGTGCACATCGAGGGCAACCGCCTGGTGAAGGCCGATCCGCGCGTGCAGCTCGACTTCAACTCCGTGGCCAAGGGCTATACGGTGGACCTGCTGGCCGGGCTGGTCGAGCGCTTCGGCGCCGAGAACTACATCGTCGACATCGGCGGCGAAGTGCGCTGCCGGGGTGTCAACCGCCAGGGCAATCCGTGGCGCATCGGCGTGGAGACACCCTTCGACGGCAACATGAGCGACGGAGAGTATCTCCAGCGTCGGATCAGCCTCTCGGAGGGCGGTCTGGCCACGTCGGGCAACTACCGCCGCTTCTATCTGGATGCCGACGGCAACAAGGTGGCCCATACGATCGATCCCCGTACGGGACACAGTGTCGTGTCGCGGCTGCTGTCGGTGACGGTGGTGGCTCCGACGTGTGCCGAGGCCGATGCCCTGGGGACGATGTTTCTGGCCATGGGGGCCGACGATGCGCGTGCGGCCGTCGACC
- the rpsO gene encoding 30S ribosomal protein S15 encodes MAYLTAEKKQELFGQYGKSNTDTGSPESQIALFSYRISHLTEHLKNNRHDFGTQRALLRLVGKRRQLLEYLKEVDIERYRAIVKTLNLRK; translated from the coding sequence ATGGCTTATTTAACAGCTGAGAAAAAGCAGGAGCTTTTCGGCCAGTACGGCAAGTCTAACACCGACACGGGTTCGCCCGAGAGCCAGATCGCGTTGTTTTCGTACCGTATCAGCCACCTTACTGAACACCTCAAGAACAACCGGCACGACTTCGGTACCCAGCGCGCGCTGCTGCGTCTGGTCGGCAAGCGCCGCCAGTTGCTGGAGTACCTCAAGGAGGTCGACATCGAGCGCTACCGCGCCATCGTCAAGACCTTGAATCTCCGTAAGTAA
- the pnp gene encoding polyribonucleotide nucleotidyltransferase, whose amino-acid sequence MEEKKLYNAVRKIITLGDGRQIEIETGKLAKQADGAVVVKMGDTMLLGTVVAAKDAKPDTDFMPLQVEYKEKYAACGRYPGGFMKREGKANDSEILVARLIDRALRPLFPADYHAEVYVTVNLISADKDIQPDALAGLAASAALAVSDIPFGGPISEVRVVRKNGQYAINPNFSEMPECDLDIMVGGTIDNILMVEGEMKEVSEEVMLGAIKFAHEEIKKQCAVQIELSKELGKDVKRTYCHEVNDEELRQTIIKELYDKAYAIATSGTMKHEREDLFNALEAEFASRYTEEELVEKAPLIHKYFHDDVLKKAMRNMILDEGKRLDGRRTDEIRPIWCEVGYLPAAHGSAIFTRGETQALATVTLGTKLDEKVKDEVLVQGTEQFVLHYNFPPFSTGEAKAARGLSRREIGHGHLAWRALKPMIPLGEENPYAVRVVSDILESNGSSSMATVCAGTLALMDAGVKIKKPVSGIAMGLITDSSTGKWAVLSDILGDEDHLGDMDFKVTGTRDGITATQMDIKVDGLSYEVLAKALEQARQGRMHILDKITECIAEPRADYKPFVPRIVQITIPQDMIGPVIGPGGKVIQDIQKTTNTTITITEVDNKGIVDIFGVDKAALDAALARIKAIVAIPEVGETYHGKIRSIVAFGAFVEILPGKDALLHISEIDYKRFETMEETGLKEGDEIDVKLIGVDPKTNKLKLSRKALLPKPEGYVERERRPRPDRGDRRPRHDHKDE is encoded by the coding sequence ATGGAAGAAAAGAAGCTGTACAACGCAGTCCGCAAGATCATCACCCTCGGCGACGGCCGCCAGATCGAGATCGAAACGGGCAAGCTGGCCAAACAGGCCGATGGCGCCGTGGTCGTCAAGATGGGCGACACGATGCTCCTCGGCACCGTCGTGGCCGCAAAGGATGCAAAACCCGACACCGACTTCATGCCCCTGCAGGTCGAATACAAAGAGAAGTACGCCGCCTGCGGACGCTACCCCGGAGGTTTCATGAAGCGCGAAGGAAAGGCCAACGACAGTGAAATCCTCGTCGCCCGCCTGATCGACCGCGCCCTCCGTCCCCTGTTCCCCGCCGATTACCACGCCGAGGTATACGTCACCGTAAACCTCATCTCGGCTGACAAGGACATTCAGCCCGATGCCCTGGCCGGTCTGGCCGCTTCGGCTGCCCTGGCCGTGTCGGACATCCCCTTCGGAGGCCCCATCTCCGAGGTCCGCGTCGTACGCAAGAACGGGCAGTATGCCATCAACCCCAACTTCTCCGAAATGCCCGAGTGCGACCTCGACATCATGGTCGGCGGTACGATCGACAACATCCTCATGGTCGAGGGTGAGATGAAGGAGGTCTCCGAGGAGGTCATGCTCGGCGCCATCAAGTTCGCACACGAGGAGATCAAGAAGCAGTGCGCCGTACAGATCGAGCTCTCGAAGGAGCTCGGCAAGGACGTAAAACGCACCTACTGCCACGAGGTCAACGACGAGGAGCTCCGCCAGACCATCATCAAGGAGCTCTACGACAAGGCCTACGCCATCGCTACGAGCGGCACGATGAAGCATGAGCGCGAGGACCTCTTCAACGCCCTCGAGGCCGAATTCGCCTCGCGCTACACCGAGGAGGAGCTCGTCGAGAAGGCCCCGCTGATCCACAAGTATTTCCACGACGACGTCCTCAAGAAGGCCATGCGCAACATGATCCTCGACGAGGGCAAACGTCTCGACGGCCGCCGTACGGACGAGATCCGTCCCATCTGGTGCGAAGTGGGCTACCTGCCCGCCGCCCACGGTTCGGCCATCTTCACCCGCGGCGAAACCCAGGCCCTGGCTACCGTAACCCTCGGCACGAAGCTCGACGAGAAGGTCAAGGACGAGGTGCTCGTGCAGGGCACCGAGCAGTTCGTGCTCCACTACAACTTCCCGCCCTTCTCGACCGGCGAGGCAAAGGCCGCACGCGGTCTGTCGCGCCGTGAGATCGGCCACGGCCACCTCGCATGGCGCGCCCTGAAGCCCATGATTCCGCTGGGCGAGGAGAACCCCTATGCCGTCCGTGTCGTTTCGGACATCCTCGAGTCGAACGGTTCGTCGTCGATGGCTACCGTCTGCGCCGGCACGCTCGCCCTGATGGACGCCGGCGTCAAGATCAAGAAGCCCGTTTCGGGTATCGCCATGGGTCTGATCACCGACTCCTCGACCGGCAAGTGGGCCGTCCTCTCCGACATCCTCGGCGATGAGGACCACCTCGGCGACATGGACTTCAAGGTAACCGGTACGCGCGACGGTATCACCGCCACGCAGATGGATATCAAGGTCGACGGCCTCTCGTACGAAGTCCTCGCCAAAGCCCTCGAGCAGGCTCGTCAGGGCCGCATGCACATCCTCGACAAGATCACCGAGTGCATCGCCGAGCCGCGCGCCGACTACAAGCCCTTCGTACCGCGCATCGTCCAGATCACCATCCCGCAGGATATGATCGGCCCCGTAATCGGCCCCGGCGGAAAGGTCATCCAGGATATTCAGAAGACCACCAACACCACCATCACCATCACCGAGGTCGACAACAAGGGTATCGTCGACATCTTCGGCGTGGACAAGGCCGCCCTCGACGCTGCACTGGCCCGCATCAAGGCCATCGTGGCAATCCCCGAGGTGGGCGAAACCTATCACGGAAAGATCCGTTCGATCGTGGCATTCGGCGCCTTCGTCGAGATCCTCCCCGGAAAGGATGCCCTGCTCCACATCTCCGAAATCGACTACAAGCGTTTCGAGACCATGGAGGAGACCGGTCTGAAGGAGGGTGACGAGATCGATGTCAAGCTCATCGGCGTCGATCCCAAGACCAACAAACTCAAGCTTTCGCGCAAGGCCCTGCTCCCGAAACCCGAGGGTTATGTCGAGCGTGAGCGTCGTCCCAGACCCGACCGCGGCGATCGCCGCCCACGGCACGACCACAAGGACGAATAA
- the deoC gene encoding deoxyribose-phosphate aldolase, translated as MEYANHLKEYAPAWSPAQVDEEVARFRKIAQERNHNIEVYKFCYSAIDLTTLSCNDSVASVTEFARKAAEFYEKYPEIPNVASICVYPAFVDTVGVAVDGTPMRITSVAGGFPASQTFLEVKALEVAMAVENGADEVDIVLNVGKMLTGAYDEAANEVEVIRTEMDSDIVLKVIIESGALKTPELIRNASLLSMFAGADFVKTSTGKIDVAATPEAAVVMCQAIRDYHEKTGRKVGFKAAGGVRTPEEAALYYTIVEEILGKEWLTTDLFRIGASSAANNILSAIEGKTIKYY; from the coding sequence ATGGAATACGCCAACCATCTCAAAGAGTACGCGCCGGCCTGGAGCCCCGCACAGGTAGACGAAGAGGTCGCCCGCTTCCGCAAGATCGCCCAAGAGCGGAATCACAATATCGAGGTATACAAGTTCTGCTACTCGGCTATTGATCTGACGACGCTTTCGTGCAACGATTCGGTCGCTTCGGTCACCGAATTCGCCCGCAAGGCCGCAGAATTCTACGAAAAATACCCCGAAATCCCCAATGTCGCCTCGATCTGTGTCTATCCGGCATTCGTCGATACGGTAGGCGTTGCGGTTGACGGCACGCCGATGCGCATCACGAGTGTGGCTGGCGGTTTCCCTGCCTCGCAGACCTTCCTCGAGGTGAAGGCCCTCGAAGTGGCCATGGCCGTGGAGAACGGAGCCGACGAGGTCGATATCGTGCTCAACGTCGGCAAGATGCTCACCGGGGCCTATGACGAAGCCGCCAACGAAGTAGAGGTGATCCGCACGGAGATGGACAGCGACATCGTGCTGAAGGTCATCATCGAGTCCGGAGCGCTGAAGACTCCGGAACTGATCCGCAACGCGTCGCTGCTGTCGATGTTTGCCGGTGCGGATTTCGTGAAGACCTCAACGGGCAAGATCGACGTGGCCGCTACACCCGAAGCCGCCGTCGTCATGTGCCAGGCGATCCGCGATTACCACGAAAAGACGGGCCGCAAGGTCGGTTTCAAGGCCGCAGGCGGCGTCCGCACCCCCGAGGAGGCTGCCCTCTACTACACGATCGTCGAGGAGATTCTCGGCAAGGAGTGGCTCACGACGGATCTCTTCCGCATCGGAGCCTCGTCGGCCGCCAACAACATCCTCTCGGCCATCGAAGGAAAAACGATCAAATACTATTAG
- a CDS encoding S41 family peptidase, translated as MYRNSKQTILFPLLLAAGVVAGLLLGQYLGRNTTASQLKGVLDRMTLPSNKLTYTLSLIENEYVDSVSMDSLSEHVIPLLVRELDPHSVYIPASEMAALNEPLEGEFDGIGVVFNMATDTVIVLNVIPQGPSDKAGIKAGDRIIEIDDSLVAGRKIPQNEIVRKLRGPRGSKVLLGLERQGIPDLVQVEVERGVIPIKSVESSFRITDSIGYIKLGQFARTTHEEIRRALAALQAEGVNKLIFDLRGNSGGYLDQAIGVADEFLHEGQLIVYTEDRHHQQLREYADGGGSAQNMELAVLIDEGSASSSEILAGALQDNDRATIIGRRSFGKGLVQRQIPFSDGSALRLTTARYYTPTGRSIQKPYTIGDDESYEEDLYNRYRNNEFFSADSIHFADSLKRVTPGGKVVYGGGGIMPDIFVPADTTDVTPYFVEVVGRNILYRYTIEYADRHREALNAVQTIDDLETLLDSDRALVEDFIRYAARKGVAPRYGDIARSRKLIEAQLRAYIGRNTQLEDNGFYANIYPVDNVIMRAIAVLKGEEASDD; from the coding sequence ATGTACCGCAATTCGAAACAGACGATTCTCTTCCCGCTGCTGCTGGCGGCGGGTGTGGTAGCGGGGCTGCTGCTCGGACAGTACCTCGGACGCAACACGACGGCTTCGCAACTCAAGGGGGTGTTGGACCGCATGACGCTCCCCTCCAACAAACTCACCTACACGCTTTCCCTGATCGAGAACGAGTATGTCGACTCCGTCTCGATGGATTCGCTCTCCGAGCACGTCATTCCGCTGCTGGTGCGTGAACTCGACCCCCATTCGGTCTATATTCCGGCCTCGGAGATGGCCGCGCTGAACGAACCGCTCGAAGGGGAGTTCGACGGCATCGGCGTGGTCTTCAACATGGCCACCGATACGGTGATCGTGCTGAACGTCATCCCGCAGGGTCCGAGCGACAAGGCCGGGATCAAGGCCGGCGACCGGATCATCGAGATCGACGATTCGCTGGTGGCCGGGCGCAAGATTCCCCAGAACGAGATCGTACGGAAGCTCCGCGGTCCGCGCGGCTCGAAGGTGCTCCTGGGGCTCGAACGGCAGGGAATTCCGGATCTGGTGCAGGTCGAGGTTGAGCGGGGTGTCATTCCGATCAAGAGTGTCGAATCGTCGTTCCGCATCACCGACAGCATCGGCTACATCAAACTGGGCCAGTTCGCACGGACGACTCACGAGGAGATCCGCCGTGCGCTTGCCGCGCTGCAGGCCGAGGGGGTCAACAAACTGATTTTCGACCTGCGGGGCAATTCGGGCGGTTATCTCGATCAGGCGATCGGCGTAGCCGACGAGTTTCTGCACGAAGGGCAGCTGATCGTCTATACGGAGGACCGCCACCACCAGCAGTTGCGAGAATACGCCGACGGCGGAGGTTCGGCCCAGAATATGGAGCTGGCCGTGCTGATCGACGAAGGGAGCGCCTCGTCGAGCGAGATTCTGGCCGGCGCCCTGCAGGACAACGACCGCGCCACGATCATCGGCCGGCGTTCGTTCGGCAAGGGGCTTGTGCAGCGCCAGATCCCCTTCAGCGACGGTTCGGCGCTGCGTCTGACGACGGCCCGCTACTACACCCCCACCGGCCGATCGATCCAGAAACCCTATACGATCGGCGACGACGAGAGTTACGAGGAGGATCTCTACAACCGTTACCGCAACAACGAGTTCTTCTCGGCCGACAGCATCCACTTTGCCGACTCGCTCAAGCGGGTGACGCCCGGCGGCAAGGTCGTATATGGCGGCGGAGGTATCATGCCCGACATTTTTGTACCGGCCGACACGACCGATGTGACCCCCTATTTCGTCGAGGTCGTGGGCCGCAACATCCTCTACCGCTATACGATCGAGTACGCCGACCGTCACCGCGAGGCACTCAATGCCGTGCAGACGATCGATGATCTCGAGACGCTGCTCGACAGCGACCGGGCGCTGGTCGAGGATTTCATCCGCTATGCGGCCCGCAAGGGGGTTGCACCGCGCTACGGCGACATTGCCCGTTCGCGCAAGTTGATCGAGGCGCAGCTTCGGGCCTATATCGGCCGCAATACGCAGCTCGAAGACAACGGTTTCTATGCGAATATCTATCCCGTGGACAACGTCATCATGCGGGCGATTGCCGTTTTGAAAGGAGAGGAGGCCAGCGATGATTAA
- a CDS encoding DUF3078 domain-containing protein, translated as MKRSHVLLAGFFLLFSSLPAAAQISIDEVNAEPSDVKFHDELKSTSVDVDYFSLARYKAERAAIRKERNDLEISAGLQGTLTSYNDPWISVSGGDNSIALVASFNLRHLFKKNLFSIETKASAKLGYNRMKVETTNAENEPVSNGVWFKNQDEFVVWVNPAFKLAKNWSYGSTFQFRSQFVNGYKSRTEQEREHLKSSFLSPGYLDISLVLTYKSPLAKFPIAVNISPVALSAVFVESSRIRSNSWDSNKPGWESYGLASEGKTSKYEGGSSVEINFDRTFGKTGYLRYRTTLYTFYGWITDVGQPHKYNDYNRYLDAVQTWEQNGSDPELKPRLAIHPTVRWTNTVDIKATKFLTTTLSFQLYYNRAQNLSVQTETLLSVGLTYTFKNK; from the coding sequence ATGAAACGTTCACATGTGCTTCTCGCAGGGTTTTTCCTGCTGTTTTCGAGCCTTCCGGCCGCGGCCCAGATCTCGATCGACGAGGTCAATGCCGAGCCCTCGGACGTGAAGTTCCACGATGAACTGAAATCCACGTCAGTGGATGTCGACTATTTCAGTCTGGCCCGTTACAAGGCCGAGCGTGCCGCCATCCGCAAGGAGCGCAATGATTTGGAAATCAGTGCAGGACTGCAGGGCACGTTGACCTCCTATAACGATCCATGGATCTCCGTATCGGGCGGTGATAACTCTATTGCGCTGGTCGCCTCGTTCAACCTGAGGCATCTGTTTAAGAAAAACCTCTTCTCGATTGAGACGAAGGCTTCTGCCAAACTGGGTTACAACCGCATGAAGGTGGAGACGACGAACGCGGAGAACGAACCGGTGAGCAACGGCGTGTGGTTCAAGAATCAGGATGAGTTTGTCGTATGGGTCAATCCGGCCTTCAAATTGGCCAAAAACTGGTCCTACGGTTCGACGTTCCAGTTCCGCAGCCAGTTCGTCAACGGCTACAAGTCGCGTACCGAGCAGGAACGAGAACATCTGAAGAGCTCCTTCCTCTCGCCGGGTTACCTCGACATTTCGCTGGTTTTGACCTACAAGAGTCCGCTTGCGAAGTTTCCCATAGCGGTCAATATCTCGCCGGTAGCCCTGAGTGCCGTTTTTGTGGAGAGTTCGCGAATTCGGAGCAACAGTTGGGATAGCAACAAACCGGGGTGGGAATCTTATGGTCTGGCCTCTGAGGGCAAGACCTCGAAGTACGAGGGCGGTTCGTCGGTGGAGATCAACTTCGACCGCACGTTCGGCAAGACGGGTTACCTGCGCTATCGAACGACGCTCTATACCTTCTACGGTTGGATCACCGACGTGGGGCAGCCGCACAAGTATAACGATTACAACCGCTATCTGGATGCCGTGCAGACGTGGGAGCAGAACGGTTCGGATCCCGAACTCAAGCCGCGCCTGGCGATTCATCCGACGGTGCGCTGGACCAATACCGTGGATATCAAGGCCACGAAATTCCTGACGACGACGCTGAGTTTCCAGCTCTACTACAACCGGGCGCAGAACCTCTCCGTACAGACCGAAACGCTGTTGAGCGTCGGTCTGACCTATACCTTCAAGAACAAGTGA
- the nfo gene encoding deoxyribonuclease IV encodes MKYFGAHVSASGGLENAPRNARAIGATAFALFTKNQRQWMAKPLTAAEIDAFRRACDECGYTPAQILPHDSYLINLGHPEAEALEKSRTAFTDEMKRCELLGLDRLNFHPGSHLKQISEEESLDRIAESINLALEKTHGVTAVIENTAGQGSNLGFRFEHLAYLIDRIEDKSRVGVCIDTCHAFAAGYDLRTEEACEATFAELEQVVGFRYLKGMHLNDAMKILGSRVDRHSSLGEGMIGEACFRYIARDPRFDAIPLILETPDESRWAEEIARLKAFAAEAQ; translated from the coding sequence ATGAAATACTTCGGAGCACACGTCAGCGCATCAGGCGGGCTGGAGAACGCCCCCCGCAATGCCCGGGCCATCGGCGCCACGGCCTTTGCCCTCTTCACCAAGAACCAGCGACAGTGGATGGCCAAGCCCCTGACCGCGGCCGAAATCGACGCCTTCCGCCGCGCCTGCGACGAGTGCGGGTACACCCCGGCGCAGATCCTTCCCCACGATTCGTACCTGATCAACCTCGGACACCCCGAGGCCGAAGCCCTCGAAAAGTCGCGCACGGCCTTCACCGACGAGATGAAGCGTTGCGAACTGCTGGGGCTCGACCGCCTGAACTTCCACCCCGGAAGCCATCTGAAGCAGATCTCCGAGGAGGAGAGTCTCGACCGCATCGCCGAGTCGATCAACCTCGCCCTCGAAAAGACGCACGGTGTCACGGCCGTCATCGAGAACACCGCCGGGCAGGGTTCGAATCTCGGATTCCGCTTCGAGCACCTCGCCTATCTGATCGACCGCATCGAGGACAAGTCGCGCGTCGGGGTCTGCATCGACACCTGCCACGCCTTCGCCGCCGGCTACGACCTGCGCACCGAGGAGGCCTGCGAGGCAACCTTTGCCGAATTGGAGCAGGTTGTCGGATTCCGTTATCTGAAGGGGATGCATCTGAACGATGCGATGAAGATCCTCGGAAGCCGCGTCGACCGCCATTCGTCGCTCGGCGAGGGGATGATCGGCGAGGCTTGCTTCCGCTACATCGCCCGCGATCCGCGGTTCGACGCCATTCCACTGATCCTCGAGACCCCCGACGAGAGCCGTTGGGCCGAGGAGATCGCCCGGCTGAAGGCCTTCGCCGCCGAGGCGCAATAG
- a CDS encoding aspartate aminotransferase family protein: MSTILRKQFLAHVAQTSPSPMLVEVARGEGTFFYTPEGKRYYDLVAGVSVSNVGHANPAVVRAVQEQVARYMHVMVYGELVETPQVTYAAKIASLLPGDLESVYFVNSGAEAVEGALKLAKRFTGRTEMISMRRAYHGSTHGSMSMMGAPEGEEWKGAFRPLLPDVQAIEFNDFDQLERITRRTACVLTEPVQGEAGVRPPKPGYLEALRKRCDETGTLLIFDEIQTGLGRTGELFAMQKYGVVPDIVCLAKAFGGGMPLGAFIARHEVMDTLQHDPVLGHITTFGGHPVCCAAGLAALDYLLENHVVETVEAKGALYEELLRDHPAVREIRRSGLLLAVELGSSERLYRIMELFKEAGILSDWFLFCDTAFRISPPLTISEEEVRDSAALIRECLDRL, encoded by the coding sequence ATGAGTACGATTCTTCGGAAACAGTTTTTGGCCCACGTGGCCCAGACGTCGCCTTCGCCGATGCTGGTGGAGGTGGCCCGGGGCGAGGGCACCTTTTTCTACACGCCCGAGGGGAAACGCTATTACGACCTGGTGGCGGGGGTTTCGGTGAGCAACGTTGGACATGCCAATCCGGCCGTGGTGCGGGCCGTGCAGGAGCAGGTAGCGCGCTACATGCACGTGATGGTCTACGGCGAGCTGGTCGAGACACCGCAGGTGACTTATGCGGCGAAGATCGCCTCGCTGCTGCCCGGCGATCTGGAGAGTGTCTACTTTGTCAACTCGGGCGCCGAGGCGGTCGAGGGGGCGCTGAAGCTGGCCAAGCGCTTCACGGGCCGTACGGAGATGATCTCCATGCGGCGGGCCTACCACGGTTCGACCCACGGTTCGATGAGCATGATGGGCGCCCCCGAGGGTGAGGAGTGGAAGGGGGCCTTCCGGCCGCTGCTGCCCGACGTGCAGGCCATCGAATTCAACGACTTCGACCAGCTGGAGCGCATCACGCGCCGCACGGCCTGCGTGCTGACCGAACCGGTACAGGGCGAGGCGGGTGTGCGTCCTCCGAAGCCGGGTTATCTCGAGGCGCTTCGCAAGCGTTGCGACGAGACGGGGACGCTGCTGATCTTCGATGAGATCCAGACGGGTCTGGGCCGTACGGGCGAGCTGTTCGCCATGCAGAAGTACGGCGTGGTGCCCGATATCGTCTGCCTGGCGAAGGCTTTCGGCGGAGGGATGCCTCTCGGGGCCTTCATCGCGCGCCACGAGGTGATGGATACCCTGCAGCACGACCCCGTGCTGGGACACATTACGACCTTCGGCGGCCATCCGGTCTGCTGTGCGGCGGGTCTGGCGGCGCTCGACTACCTGCTGGAGAACCACGTCGTCGAGACGGTCGAGGCGAAGGGTGCCTTGTACGAAGAGTTGTTGCGCGACCATCCGGCCGTGCGGGAGATCCGCCGCAGCGGTTTGTTGCTGGCCGTCGAGCTGGGCTCTTCGGAGCGCCTCTACCGGATCATGGAACTCTTCAAGGAGGCGGGGATCCTGAGCGACTGGTTTCTCTTCTGCGACACGGCGTTCCGTATTTCGCCGCCGCTGACGATCTCCGAGGAGGAGGTGCGCGACAGTGCGGCGCTCATTCGCGAATGCCTCGACCGGCTGTAG
- a CDS encoding RNA methyltransferase has product MRSTASNDTTPRSDALFGPEAGPAAERIAFLAEFMTPERYGVLRGSVAMRMRYMTVLAENMYHGQNAAALIRHCDAFGVQHLHTVETRCTFRPNPVIARGSERWVDVERHASTAEAIASLRREGYRIVATTPHREDVTPETFDVAKGPFALIFGTEHAGISDEAIAGADEFLRIPMCGLVESLNVSASAAILIYELSLRVRRTVAGWELPVAEQAALMERWMRRSVKDADAILQRRFGTAE; this is encoded by the coding sequence ATGAGAAGTACCGCAAGTAACGACACGACGCCGCGCAGCGATGCGCTGTTCGGTCCCGAGGCGGGGCCTGCGGCGGAGCGGATTGCCTTCCTGGCGGAGTTCATGACCCCCGAGCGCTACGGCGTGCTGCGGGGCAGCGTAGCCATGCGTATGCGCTACATGACGGTGCTGGCCGAGAACATGTACCACGGGCAGAATGCCGCGGCGCTGATCCGCCATTGCGACGCTTTCGGGGTGCAGCATCTGCACACTGTGGAGACGCGCTGCACCTTCCGGCCCAATCCGGTCATTGCGCGTGGGTCGGAGCGATGGGTCGATGTCGAGCGCCACGCCTCGACGGCGGAGGCCATCGCCTCGCTGCGGCGCGAGGGCTACCGCATCGTGGCCACAACGCCCCACCGCGAGGATGTGACCCCCGAGACGTTCGACGTCGCGAAGGGGCCCTTTGCGCTGATCTTCGGCACGGAGCACGCCGGCATTTCGGACGAGGCGATTGCCGGAGCCGACGAGTTTCTGCGCATCCCGATGTGCGGACTGGTCGAGAGTCTGAACGTTTCGGCCTCGGCGGCGATCCTGATCTACGAACTCTCGTTGCGGGTGCGGCGTACGGTCGCGGGGTGGGAGCTTCCGGTCGCGGAGCAGGCGGCGTTGATGGAGCGGTGGATGCGGCGCAGCGTGAAGGATGCCGATGCAATCCTGCAGCGACGCTTCGGCACTGCGGAGTGA